From the genome of Mycobacterium kansasii ATCC 12478:
ACGACGGTCGCTCCGACGACCGTTCCCCCGACCACGGTCGCTCCGACGACCGTCGCTCCCCAGCCGACGCAGCAGCCGACCCAGGAGCCGACGCAAGTACCAACCCAACAGGTACCAACCCAACAGGTACCAACCCAACAGCAGACTGTGGCCCCACAGGCGCCGCAGACGGTGGCTCCGGCTCCGCAGCCGCCACTCGGGGGTGGTGGTAGCGGCAGCGGCGGTGGTAGCGGTAGTAGCGGCGGCAGCGGCGGCAGCGGCGGCAGCGGCGGCAGTAGCGGCGGTAGCGGCGGCAGCGGCGGTGGTAGCGGCAGTAGCGGCGGTGGTAGCGGCAGTAGCGGCGGCAGTAGCGGTGGCAGTAGCGGTGGCAGTAGCAGTGGTGGTGGTAGCAGCGGCGGCGGGCACTCCGGCCACTGATCCCGGTCGCGGCTTCGCCTAAGGTCGGAGGGCATGCCCGGCGATGCGGTGACTGTGGTGCTGCCCTGTCTCAACGAGGAAGAGTCGCTACCGGCGGTGCTGGCCGCGATCCCGGCCGGTTATCGGGTGCTGGTGGTGGACAACAACAGCACCGACAACACCGCGGCGGTTGCCGGCCGGCACGGCGCGCAGGTGGTTACCGAGCCGCGGCCCGGTTACGGCGCTGCGGTGCACGCCGGCGTGGAAGCCGCGACAACTCCGATCGTGGCGGTGATCGACGCCGACGGTTCGATGGATGCCGGTGAGTTGCCCCGGCTGGTGGCCGAACTCGAGCGGGGCGCCGATCTGGTGACCGGTCGACGCCGTCCGGTTCGCGGATTGCACTGGCCCTGGGTGGCGCGGGTGGGCACGGTAGTGATGAGCTGGCGACTGCGTACCCGCCACGGCTTGCCGGTGCACGACATCGCGCCCATGCGGGTGGCTCGGCGGGAGGCGCTGCTGCATCTGGGCGTCGCTGATCGACGGTCCGGGTATCCGTTGGAACTGTTGGTCCGCGCGGGGGCAGCCGGCTGGCGCGTGGTTGAACTCGACGTCAGCTACGGTCCCCGGGCTGGCGGCAAATCCAAGGTCAGCGGTTCGTTGCGCGGCAGCATCATCGCGATTCTGGACTTCTGGAAGGTGATCTCGTGAGCGTGCTGCCGGTCACGGTGCTGGTGGTCGCCAAGGCGCCGGAGCCGGGATTCGCCAAGACGCGGCTGGCGGTGGCGGTGGGTGACCGGATCGCCGCCGACATCGCCGCGGCGGCGCTGCTGGACACGCTCGATGCGGTCGCCGCGGCGCCGGTGGCCACGCGCGTGGTGGCGCTCACCGGCAACTTGGACGGGGCGGCCAACGCCGACGACATCCGGCAACGGCTGGAGGCCTTCACGGTCATCGAGCAACGTGGCGACGACTTCGCCGACCGCCTCGTCAATGCACACGCCGACGCCGCAAACGGGTATCCCGTACTGCAAATCGGCATGGATACTCCCCAGGTTTCCGCCGGACTGCTGGGCGGTTGCGCACGACGGTTACTCGCGGCGCCGGCGGTGCTCGGATTGGCAATAGACGGTGGCTGGTGGGTGCTCG
Proteins encoded in this window:
- a CDS encoding glycosyltransferase family 2 protein — its product is MPGDAVTVVLPCLNEEESLPAVLAAIPAGYRVLVVDNNSTDNTAAVAGRHGAQVVTEPRPGYGAAVHAGVEAATTPIVAVIDADGSMDAGELPRLVAELERGADLVTGRRRPVRGLHWPWVARVGTVVMSWRLRTRHGLPVHDIAPMRVARREALLHLGVADRRSGYPLELLVRAGAAGWRVVELDVSYGPRAGGKSKVSGSLRGSIIAILDFWKVIS
- a CDS encoding TIGR04282 family arsenosugar biosynthesis glycosyltransferase; this translates as MSVLPVTVLVVAKAPEPGFAKTRLAVAVGDRIAADIAAAALLDTLDAVAAAPVATRVVALTGNLDGAANADDIRQRLEAFTVIEQRGDDFADRLVNAHADAANGYPVLQIGMDTPQVSAGLLGGCARRLLAAPAVLGLAIDGGWWVLGVHSPAAAECLRGVPMSQPDTGELTLKALRHNGIEVKTVTPLADLDVIDDLAVVRDACAPDSRFARVTRAAGL